The genomic window cCTGCCCTGAAACACAGCCACAGTCACCCACACTGCGCACTTACTCAAACAGAGGCCCTCATCCCCAAAACACACGCGATCAATACAAGCGTCAATCATTAATGAAGAGTGGCACATGTTCAggcacctttaaaaaaaaaaatcagattccTCTGCAACAACAAAACCGTTTATCAATcgattaaacattaaacaagttAAACATATTCCTGcggcataaaaaaacaacacaacgcCGCTTCAAAGtggattgtctttttttctgcagttcACCAGGTGAACGCTAGGCGTCAGTACAAAAGTTTCCTCCcggttattattttttttcccccctcttttttCCGGGGAATGAAGTGAAACTACAGCTCAATGTTTAAAGACTACAAAAGTAGCTACTGGCGTCACTGTTCGGTTTGATCATCGATCACTGATTAGTCATCGATCATCGGCACATATTTCTGTCAACCCGTCAGGTAAGAATATATTTCAGTGGCGATAAAgaagtggttaaaaaaacaagtagtgACAGCGATGATTTCATGTGGACTTTGGTCAGACTGGTGTTGTGTTGATCCTCCAGCTGCTGAGACTTTCTCTCCTTAAACTgataaaaatgatcaaaatgacGATAAAGGAGgtggacaaaataaacatcagGTTCAAACAAAGCCCCAAAAGTATAGTTTAATACAACGTTGTCAAACCCTAATGTCCCGGgagtgttttacagtgtttaagATCAGGTCACTATTTACCTGTGTGTGGTAAATACACAAGGAAGTGAACTGAAATATtccactcaagtaaaagtaccactatttcaATAACATTTAACTTAAGtgcaagtaaaagtactggtctaaatgtacaattaaaaaaaaaaagcttgtttaaaactcgagtaaaagttacttagttactttttgaaaaagtttggggttctttattttgtcatgccaaaaggacaaggggacacaaatctcacatgacttgtttttaattaaaggcaaagctttacaaattaaagtgctgacaaaataaaatatgtaaacgcATCATGGATccgtcaaaatgggtcaaacacaaactgtagcagttcttttcggtgtactgaatcattagaatcagttgattgaAAAGATTAGTTCTGCACTTTTTCATTGGTTCAGACTCCTCAGTTAAATAGTGAgatttttcaggattttaaagtctttttgaTCTACAGTTTGTGACtattccagtgacgacactctgccAATCACTGGCAACGTCACGCTTTgttatcggctcagctcgcttggaaccttgacagagcaggtattaaaaaagtaccaggtattTTTccataatggaaaagcaaaaagagtcgagccgtgctgagTCGTCCTGGAACTGTATCGTCGAGCACCATATGATGCCCTTCCAATCAAAAGGGTGCCGTTATAACGTTCCCTGCTGCCCctacatgactgtgtcccaaagggtgtccttagaggaaatTATATTCAGTGCTGAATAGAAAATTAATTCAACAATAACGTGTGGAGGTCCACGTGAAATTCAGTCCCCAGGGCCGGACTGCCCTTGGCCCCGACCGCACTGCCTTAATTGTACTAGTGGACTTTTAAACACTTAAACAGCCAAATATATTCAGGTCACAGCagtataataacaacaacaacacgtttAATAAGCTGGAACAGTTAGTCTTTACCAATTTTCATATCAAAGCCTTTTCTGTGAAGTTTTTCCCTCATCTGGATCACCAGGTTCTGATGATGTCATATACTGTTGAGATAAACCTGTGTGACTTGGAGATTTATACTCATCTGACTTGTAtaaaatgtttggtttatttCAGGATGTCAGCTGTGAAGATGACAGAGGGGAGTGTGGAGCTCGTCCTGGGGAGCGGCAAAGTGCCGCTCTTCTACAGACAGAGTGAACCCGCCACGGGGGAAGCGAGGATGTCAGTTTTACTCCTTCACGGGATCCGTTTCTCATCAGAAAACTGGCTCAACATCGGCACTCTGGAGACTCTGGCCAAAACTGGCTGCCGCGCTGTCGCCATAGATCTGCCAGGTGAGTTTGGAAGAAACAAACTTTGTCTTCTTCACCAATTTCATACAAGTCTTGTTTAGACTTTAGACTAGAAAGTACaattttaaaggttcagtgtgtaacatttaggagggtttatttgcaaaaatgtaataGACGACCCAGAAGTAGGTTTTGATTTGTGTATAATcccttttaaaataacaataatttggttttcgtagccttagaataagcggAGAGGTTCTTGTGCCGGATATGGATAAACCAGCCAGTGcgtgtttcacattaaaagcctCGGAAAAATAATAGAGGTGAGCAGAGGAATCTTGTGTTTGTTACACATCTCTAGACTTACTAAAAGGTGTCATAGCCGTTTATAAGGTGATTTATATCCCTCACAGTTTTGTCTGACATcttgaaacaaagaaaaagagaaaataagatGATTGGCAAGTTCTGGAGAATTAAGAAGAACTGAGATTATCATATCCTTAAAAAAATCGAGTATAGAATATTGAGTATAGAAATATGCATCAGTATAGATTCACAGGATGGTGAAGATGGTTGAATTTAAATACCTAAATAACTGTATAGTTTTGATGCCACGATgcactttaaaaataacattaaaatagcTCTAAATTACACTGAGATCACtttacattacgttacatttTGAAACATGGTTTTCTTGCACCGTAGATAAAATACAGCATACACAGTGTTCACTTTAAAGTGGAAAAGAAGAATATTGACTAACATAATTATACACCAATAAGCCACaccattaaaatgaaaacaggttAAAATGAAGGGGCTGATCGATGTAAATGAGGTCCTGCAAgatgcataaataaaacaaataaatcactaggactgaaTGTTGTcactaaatgaaatattaatgattcTTATTCCGATGATGGAAATTCACCATGATCAGCTTACTGaaagtgcttttaaatgtgatgcaTGATCAAATTAAATTATACATAGTTATATCCCTAGTTTTTATAAAGCAAATTCATATTGATATGCCATTAAACAGGTTCATATAAGGGAGCTCTTGTTCCTCCCTCCCTTACACCTCCAATACCGCTGTCTTCTTGTCCACAGGACTCGGCCGGTCTAAGTCAGCTGAGGCCCCGGTGGCGGTGGGAGAACTGGCCCCTGCAAGTTTCCTGAAGgatgtgtgtgagcagctgagcCTGAGCCCGGTGGTGCTGATCAGCCCATCCCTCAGTGGGATGTACTCCCTCCCCTTCCTCATGCAGCACCCGGCTCTAATACAAGCCTACGTCCCTGTAGCTCCCATCtgcacagagaaattcacagcaGAGCAGTACCAGAGCGTAAAGGTCTGTGAACAGAGatatttgtattcttttcatCTCAGTATGTCACATTTCcaacatttcctttcctttaaaAGAGGCTGTGTATTTCTGAATGCTTCCATTAAAGACATAGACATCTTGACTTTCCAAAGGAAAAGTCGTTCACCTGCTGAAACACAAGCtgctacaccaaccgtgtggccgcAGCATGGAATTGTGACAGTAAAACGGTTAAATACAGTGAATAAAAAGCTATCATTTGCATATATATTAAGGTGCATGTACTCGAGTATCTCAATCTTACATAGTTCTACCCAACTACCAAGATACAAGAGTTTCAAAACAATACATGCATATTAACACATGAATAATActcttttcatattttcttgATAATAAAGTTTGTGCGGCTCAGATAATAACAGTGCTGCATTTTTATACAATCTTTTTAAGCACATTTTGTTAACTCACACTACATGTTCATACTGCATGATCTTTATTAGTTAGCAGCATTCAAAGCACAATTACTTTCTCCGTCGAGCAGTTCTGACATAATATGCTCTGACAGAGAGTTAGATTTCTCTGCAACAGTTATCTGGAGCACTGTGATGTATAagtaaagacaacaaaaaactaatATCAGGCCTGTCTGTTCTTATTTACTTGGCTTTTGCTCATATTGGCACACATAAGCCTTGTAAACGTGAGGTAAAATGTGAGGCATCTCCATCCCTTTTTGCCCTCATGTCTTCTGCAGGTTCCTTCGCTCATCGTCTATGGCGACCAGGACGCTCGGCTCGGCGAGACGTCGCTCCGGAACCTGAGCagtctggccaatcacagcgtGGTGGTGATGAAAGGAGCGGGTCATCCCTGTTACCTGGACGACCCAGACACTTGGCACAAAGCTCTCACAGACTTCCTTAACGCACTCTGACGCTCACATCGGTCACAGAGAAATCATAGTCATCCCATCATTTTTTGGTGAGATTCTCACTGAACAACGAAAACGCTACACAgcaaagtgaagtgaaaaatatgaacattATTTAATAACTGATTCTCTGTAATAAACAATTTGAAAATATCTTACAAGGAGTCACAGACACAATATTTTACAAATTTTgccctcttctttctttttttcttcttttgttttttagaagTTTCATCTGTACAAAAGAATGGAGCGACATGGACCAGTGCCCAGAAAAGAAGGAGTGAaatcttccacacacacacacacgacattcACACTCGCATACATACacgaaaaaataaaacaaaccaaaaaaaaaaaaattaaaaacatttcaacttcaGATCTCAAACCTATCAACAGCgcagttttttttgtacttatACTTAATATTGGACtgatttcactcttttttttttcctcctctaaatgttatttttttgtccccacacTTTGTCAAACATGGTCACATCACCAGACTACAGACTACAGAATCACATACACACGTGTCTTTCCCACAGAGATGCACCGACACAGATGCAGCGAGAGTCAGGAGGGGGACTGAGTTTAAAGTGGTCTCTCCCTTTCATCCCCAAGCTGGAccaattttctgtttttattttatttttttttgtggcaaaaAGTAAATTTGTCAAACCACAGAAATCATACATGTCCCTTCCGTCaggatgcaaacacacacacacacacacagacagacgtcaCTACGTGGTTCCTCCGTGCCCTCCGGGCCCATGCTGCTCTGTGGAGACCCACTCCCTGAGCTTGCCTCCGACATCCTGCCCACtctcaagaaaaaaacaacaacaaagcaacaaaaagaaTCACACACCAGGGAAGTGACATCCTCGCTTTACTTCCGCCCCGGTGCTCGACATCTCCCGCCTGGGCGATGAATAAGTGTCGGTACGCGTTTACTTACTTGTACGTTTGTGTGCATAATGTCTCGGCGCATGTGCACAAACTGTAGGCCCACATATTCATGTCTATGTGTGAGACTGTATGTGTACAGAGccaggagaagagagagagtaagTTGCAGGGGGTACATTTCCACAGGCACGTGTAGCGTTAATTTACAGATAGTGGAAATAGGGCAATACAGACAGAATTAATGGCACAGGAACGGAGACAAACAGATGCCAGAAAAGTAGAACTGCATCCGGCGTCGCGTGACTTGAATTTGAAAATACATGtttaattttcaaatattttttttaacagtcatgttcattcttttttctcttttattaaaGTCTGATTTATTCCGCGCCGCGCCGCAGTGAACTGTGCCAGCATTTTTGTCACATCAAAGAGTACCAACAACCGTACAGAGTGTGCAAGTTAAAGTTCAAATCATCGTGTGAATCTTCCCACCTGAGTAATACAGTGAGGTTTGGGTGGGTGTGCACATTGAAGGTcggatgtgggtttttttttgtttgtttttttttttgtactttttaaaaactcCCACCTGCTTTCAAGCGTTTAATCTGCGAACAAGCATCAGTCAATATAGCGAATCATTCCAAGACGTGAAAATACAAAACTAGAGCTCACTATACTTAACtgcagaacacagagaaaacccaGAGGAGTGAGTGTTTTGGAggatctatgtgtgtgtgtgtgcgcgcgcgtgcgtgagAAAACCTGTGTATGaacgggagggagggagggagggagggaggacataTCAGAGCTCCATACTTTGTAACACTAAGGCATTTAGAGAGGCTTTTGTTAACTATGTTGCATCTGAAACATAAAACACTGATGAACGACACATTCTTTCAGACACCTCTGCCGTCCCTCGTGTTCAGGACATTGAAGCAGCCTGACGGTTAACGAcggtttctttttgtttttcggttaaaatcacttttctttttttttttctttctttttttttttttttttttttttttttttttttccaccaacaACAATGAAATTTTTGTCTTTTGCAATATAGAAACAGGAAAACCAGCTATGCTAATCACAACTGTCATCCCTCATACACTCCGTATGTGAAGGACTTTCCGACGCAAacaaacgtacacacacacactcacacgtacaCTAACACATACGATTCAGGCAGAACTATAGCAGTCGAGTTGGCCCTAAGAACGCTCTATGGCCAGTTAAGTCGCTGTATACTGATAGCGTATCATTGCTCTATGAATGGCTCTGTAGAGGAACAGTATAGTAACTCCATATGATGGCAGTCGGGTGGCTCTGAGCGGTGAAAAGCTACCACAGCCAAGAGGGCAAGTACATTAAGCCGGAGCCGGTCAGTGTGACGGCCCCGTGTTCAGCTATGTCTACAACCAGCAGGTCTGCTTTATAAAGGTACTATACAGTAGCTCTACGACACAGCTGATGCATTCCAAAACAAAGTGCAtcaaggcactatgaaacagaGTGGCTCCTAAACATGGGAGTCTAAAATGACTTCGCACGTCACGATGACCAAACGATAAAACAGTGATGGATTACGACCAGAGCACTACTGCACGTGATCACCATATTTAGTGGCCTCTTCTGCACTTGTAGTCGGAATATGTTGATAAGCCCCTATCCCTCAGCAGCGAATGATTTTGAAGTTCGAACAGCGTCAGTCAAAAGGTAATATAGTAATATAGCCTTCCAacggaaagagaaaaaaacactttaacgGAACTACTTTCACGAGAGAGTCGCGAGGATAAGATCTCTGTTGTGACGCGGAGAGAGCGCAAGTGTTAGTTTGGTGGAGAAGCCTCGGGAGGTTTCTCAGAGGTGAGCTTTGATGTTAGAGAGCACAggaggaggggggcgggggttCATTTATAACATCACTCTAAACCAGAGGTCGGAGTGGTTGATTGATCATAGGAGGAATCAACAGGACTCCAAACCAAATGCTGATTCACCTTTTTTACAGCTGTCACGAGTGTGTGAGCCAGATAGaattaaaacagtaaatattAGGAGAAACACTTGAGTCAATGCAACAAGCATCATTCCATTGTtctaataattataaaatataatttagaGCTGCAGAAAACGGAACCAACATTCAGTTTCTGGCCATTTTCTCTCCTCGTCTCGTGGTTTATCTTAAAAATCAAAGGTTTTGGCAATAAAAAATAACTCCACATGAAAGTCTATCTCATTTTGGCAAGTAGATATAGTGCATAAATGAATtcagatatttgttttttttttaagttaacaCCTAACAACTTCCCATTCAAATGAAAACCttaatatactgtgtgtttggAATACTTATATCACTTCAGCAGTTAATACTTGACATtttgtatacttttttttctgttaagtTTTCTTTTATAGTGGCTGTCGGTGGTCAAACGCTCTTCAGCCCCTTTCAGAGAGGTGAGTGGCAGAGGGGTAAGACTCTGGGATGGAGGAGAGGATGTCCCACCGTCTGTCTGACCAACAGAGGCAAAGATGGACAGACAAAACCTCAACGCTCCAGTTTGTGTGAGGCAGGCATCTGTGACGATGACATCTGACACATCCCATTTCCTCTTCTCTGGATGGTAGgaatgtggtggtggtggggggctTGTTTTCTTTTCGTAATTTATCTCTGATGATCCAGGTGGTTACGATACCCACCGGTCTTCCTGCAAATGAAGGTGAACTGGCTGAGGACACAGAGGTCCGGCAGTTGTCACTAAGCGGCACAACTGGAAGCAAGCTGGGTAGCGTGGCGCTCAGGGCTTCCGACTTGCTGCGATGGGAAGTCCCATTACCACCTATGACTACATCACGGGGGAGGAGGACGTAAGAGCACGGAGGAAGGGGGGGCAGATGGTTTCAGGACTGGGGGGGAAAGGAGCTCAGGAAGGCTAAAGGGAGAGGACACATGGAGGTAAATGAAATTAATGTAGTAGAGAGTGAATGTGGGGGCTGACAGCTGGATAAAGCAGAAGCAGCTGAATAAGCAGTAAAGTGTAGTGGGACGGACGGAAAGCGTGACCTCGCCCACAGTCCGATGTGTTTTCCTGTAGAggggggggacaaaaaaaaattgcagcTGTAATTTTAAATACTGTATCTGATTTGTACTGACATGGTGTTTTGAAGACGAAGCTGCCAATACCCCATAGTAatagccccagacatgacatgggggaaaaaatgtgttCCCAAGAAATAAGTATAAtgtacatccatccattttctaccactttatcctccacacgagggtcacgggGTGCACTGCACCAAGCTCAGCTGACACGGGGCGACAGGCGGgatacatcctggacaggtcaccaatccatcacagtaacacatatagagacaaacaaccgtccactctcacacctacagtcaattttagagagtccaatttacctaatcaccatattgcatgttttggactgtgggaggaaaccggagaacccggagaaaacccacacacacggggagaaatAGGTATAATGTGTGCacaaattaataatattaataacattctGATGGATTACGGGGAGAGCTGCACAAGTAAAGCGAGAGAAGAGGGCTGAAGCTTCGGGATGGGttagtattttgtgggaactaattagtattttgtgcacgTTTTACCTATTTCCTGGGAATTAATTAGTGTTTCGtcggaacaaattagtatttcatgtgcactttttacctattttgtgggaaAGAATTAGTATTCTGTGGCCactaattaattttttttcccatgtcatgtctggggctccgtagTAAGGTGAACTCACTCCCTCTAAcaagtttttacattttaaatgacaggaACGCTTTGGCATTTtgcaaaaaatacacataagTCACTCTGACGCAACCTTCATGTTTGTTGAGTAAATGCCAAActgcctgttttgtttttgtgtgagctCACTGACTTCTCTGTCAGTAAATCTTACAGTGATGTTGTTGTCAAAGCAGGTGGAGGGTCCTTTTCGATAACGTGCCACAGCCATTTCTTCACATGGATTTTCCTCCCTATCTAGAGAGTGACTAGGTTAAGGAAAATTGTGCTTTGAATTtctccctttttattttatttttttcacaatcTGCAGTGTGTcataccccacacacacacacactgactcttcACCCAGGCCTACAGATGTAAATGACTGGCCATAATTCACGTTGctgtgataataaaaacaaccttGAAATGGCTGTGAAACTTATGTGTTTCTGCACGTATGGTAATGAGGAGATAGTGATCTTCTAGCGTGTCAGCTGGTGCACAGAGTGAAAAAGGatacactcctcctcctcctgggaCAGCTTCTCTATCTCGCAGGTGCATGAAATCTTCTCTGCCACCACAAATAGTAAGTTGGTGTTGTTTATCCTCTTTGCGTGAATCagcctgcagagagagagggaggcagacagagagagagagagagagagggagggagagcaagAACTCAACAAAGCCCTCTGCTTGCTTACATCACAGGCTCATTTGCTAATGGATCAGCGAGATTTATGACACAGTCTTTTAAGCCTCATTTAGCTGATGATAAGATCGTTTCATTAAAGCTGATATGTGTTAATCATTAGTTCCAATAGACGGATCCTCTGATCTTTCTGTGTATCCATCACAGTACAATTCTTTGTGGTACATAGGTGTGAGCACATGCTtgtgtatgtaagtgtgtgtgtgtgtgtgtgtgtgtgtgcagacctAGAGCAGTTGCCACAGTCTTGCAGGATGTTATAGGAGCTGCTGAGATTACTTAAGTAGTACTGGGTCTGGATCATTACGCAACTCCGCTCTTTGGTATCGATTCCCTCTGCGTCAACCTCATCTGCAGcatcacaagcacacacaggcaaacaagTGTCACTGATTAAAAAGTTCTGAGCTGTAAAACAGCTCCTAAAAATTATGGAACACTTAGAATCAAATTTTTAGCAGATCACTGATTTTGTCAAATGGCTGcagagtttatttaaaaacaaaaaaagtgtcactgaCAAGAGAAACAATGCTCAACACTTTCATTGACAGTAATTTAATGCCCTGTCTGCACCCACCTCTGACAAACCAGCTGTGATAAGCCAGCCCATATATAAACTGCTGAAACAGGGACCTGTGGAGACATTGGATGTCAATAAGCGATTGTTAAATGCAAATATGTGGCTTGatgttttacaaacattttggCACTGACTTAACAATTTCCATTTCTTGACATAAAATATCATATGTTGTGACATCAAAACATGGGActcactttttttaacaatCAAATCAgttaatgggggcgggactagataagcttttgcttctcccgctttcctt from Solea senegalensis isolate Sse05_10M linkage group LG4, IFAPA_SoseM_1, whole genome shotgun sequence includes these protein-coding regions:
- the abhd14b gene encoding protein ABHD14B, producing MSAVKMTEGSVELVLGSGKVPLFYRQSEPATGEARMSVLLLHGIRFSSENWLNIGTLETLAKTGCRAVAIDLPGLGRSKSAEAPVAVGELAPASFLKDVCEQLSLSPVVLISPSLSGMYSLPFLMQHPALIQAYVPVAPICTEKFTAEQYQSVKVPSLIVYGDQDARLGETSLRNLSSLANHSVVVMKGAGHPCYLDDPDTWHKALTDFLNAL